A section of the Telopea speciosissima isolate NSW1024214 ecotype Mountain lineage chromosome 3, Tspe_v1, whole genome shotgun sequence genome encodes:
- the LOC122654226 gene encoding hexokinase-1-like — MGKKEVGAAVICAATVVAAATFIVRHRMRSSGNWARAMAIVKELEEKSATPIAKLKQVADAMTVEMHAGLASEGGSKLKMLLSFVDNLPTGDEKGVFYALDLGGTNFRVLRVQLGGKEGRVAKQEFTEVAIPPHLMVGNSQDLFEFIAKELAKFVDSEGEDFQPFPGRKRELGFTFSFPVKQLSIVSGTIMKWTKGFSIEDAIGQDVVAELMKAVERQGLDMRVTALVNDTIGTLAGGRYYDNDVVAAVILGTGTNAAYVERVQAIPKWHGPVPKSEEMVINMEWGSFRSSHIPLTEYDHALDAESLNPGEQIFEKIISGMYLGEIVRKVLCRMAEEAAFFGDTVPEKLKIPFILRTPEMSAMHHDKSSDLRVVGNKLKDILGISNTSLKTRKVIVELCNIVSTRGARLSAAGILGILKKLGRDTVKEGEKQRTVIALDGGLFEHYKEFNHCLQATLKELVGKEVADCIFIEHANDGSGIGAALLAASNSQYLEV, encoded by the exons ATGGGGAAGAAGGAGGTTGGAGCCGCGGTCATATGCGCTGCAACTGTTGTTGCTGCGGCGACGTTCATCGTTCGCCATCGCATGCGGAGTTCTGGTAACTGGGCTCGAGCTATGGCCATAGTCAAAGAACTCGAGGAGAAGTCTGCGACGCCGATTGCTAAACTCAAACAGGTCGCCGATGCTATGACCGTTGAGATGCATGCAGGTCTTGCCTCCGAGGGAGGAAGCAAGCTTAAGATGCTCCTCAGCTTCGTCGACAATCTCCCCACTGG GGATGAGAAAGGAGTATTTTATGCTTTGGATCTTGGTGGAACAAACTTCCGTGTGTTGAGAGTACAATTGGGAGGGAAAGAAGGGCGTGTTGCTAAACAAGAATTTACTGAGGTGGCAATTCCTCCACATTTGATGGTTGGGAATTCGCAA GACCTATTTGAGTTCATTGCAAAAGAACTTGCAAAATTTGTTGATTCTGAAGGTGAAGACTTTCAACCTTTTCCTGGTAGGAAGAGGGAATTGGGTTTTACCTTCTCATTTCCTGTGAAGCAATTATCAATTGTCTCAGGGACCATTATGAAGTGGACGAAAGGCTTCTCAATTGAGGATGCG ATTGGGCAAGATGTAGTTGCAGAATTGATGAAAGCTGTGGAAAGACAAGGCCTTGATATGCGTGTGACAGCTCTG GTCAATGATACAATAGGAACGTTAGCTGGTGGAAGATACTATGACAATGATGTCGTTGCTGCTGTCATCTTGGGTACTGGAACAAACGCAGCTTATGTTGAGCGTGTACAGGCAATTCCCAAGTGGCATGGTCCTGTACCCAAGTCAGAAGAGATG GTTATCAATATGGAATGGGGTAGCTTCCGGTCATCACATATTCCTTTAACAGAGTATGATCATGCATTGGATGCTGAGAGTTTAAACCCTGGTGAACAG ATTTTTGAGAAGATAATTTCTGGTATGTATTTAGGAGAGATTGTACGCAAAGTCTTGTGTAGGATGGCTGAagaagctgccttttttggtgATACTGTTCCGGAAAAACTTAAAATTCCATTCATACTGAG GACACCTGAAATGTCTGCCATGCATCACGACAAATCTTCTGATCTGAGAGTGGTGGGGAACAAACTGAAGGATATCTTAGGG ATTTCTAACACCTccctgaaaacaagaaaagttATTGTTGAACTATGTAATATTGTTTCAACACGTGGGGCTCGTCTTTCTGCGGCAGGAATCTTGGGTATCCTGAAGAAACTGGGAAGAGATACGGTCAAGGAGGGAGAGAAGCAGAGAACAGTGATAGCATTGGACGGTGGGCTTTTTGAGCATTACAAAGAATTTAACCATTGTCTTCAGGCCACACTCAAAGAGTTGGTGGGGAAGGAGGTTGCGGACTGCATTTTCATCGAGCATGCCAATGATGGCTCTGGCATTGGGGCTGCACTTCTCGCAGCTTCGAACTCTCAGTACCTGGAGGTCTAG